The Cohnella abietis genome has a segment encoding these proteins:
- a CDS encoding winged helix-turn-helix transcriptional regulator, with amino-acid sequence MNICPYLQFSFEILGKKWNGLILHYLSICSDRSAHFSEIKRDLTDITPRALSIKLTELVQYGLIEKRVTTEPHVIISYGLTEKGLSLTEALEPIQRWAQLYKEV; translated from the coding sequence ATTAACATTTGCCCGTATTTACAATTTTCATTTGAAATATTGGGGAAGAAATGGAACGGCTTAATTCTGCACTACCTATCTATTTGCTCGGACAGATCCGCCCATTTTTCAGAAATAAAAAGAGATCTTACCGATATTACCCCGAGGGCCCTCTCCATTAAATTAACCGAGCTTGTTCAATACGGTTTAATTGAGAAAAGGGTGACAACTGAGCCCCATGTGATTATTTCTTATGGATTAACTGAAAAAGGTCTATCTTTGACTGAAGCACTAGAGCCTATTCAGAGATGGGCTCAGCTTTATAAGGAAGTTTAA
- the yunB gene encoding sporulation protein YunB has product MRKKWGKGLPFTFLRNGSLPKLVPRKWGRSNRSLLGGFSSKSGQRKWGSGFSSWRGGAHSKPPIRKWGANKWFSTSSNNSDYAPAKKFIAQRPRRKLKRKHFWLIMLVIVTFILIQGTMFLDRELRQPLMFLAKIRVNQLATEAINTAIKEEIAQNAVTNNMIQWKTTPEGKITGFLIDYKEQMGITAKTTEIVSRVLKEHEDIPEKIPIGHALNSPLISSFGPSVSVKFHPASVVKVDVETKQSEAGINNVLIEVYVRIRADISVVIPFDKEPETVETKIPLSYVMVVGDVPTYYYDNNGNPVGNGAAQAPSIALPSKPELLPSQSQPAQESH; this is encoded by the coding sequence TTGCGGAAAAAATGGGGAAAAGGGCTGCCGTTTACCTTTTTACGGAATGGATCGTTACCAAAGCTTGTTCCGCGCAAATGGGGAAGGAGCAATCGGTCCTTACTTGGCGGGTTTTCGTCCAAGTCTGGACAACGAAAATGGGGAAGTGGGTTCAGCTCTTGGCGTGGAGGCGCACACTCTAAACCACCGATTCGCAAATGGGGAGCGAATAAATGGTTTTCCACTAGCTCTAATAATTCTGACTACGCCCCCGCTAAGAAATTCATTGCCCAGCGACCCCGTCGTAAATTGAAGCGTAAGCATTTTTGGCTAATTATGCTCGTAATTGTTACTTTTATTCTTATTCAAGGCACAATGTTTCTAGATAGAGAGCTGCGTCAGCCACTGATGTTCCTTGCGAAAATTCGAGTGAATCAGCTAGCGACTGAAGCAATTAATACGGCAATTAAGGAAGAGATCGCACAGAACGCGGTTACGAATAACATGATACAGTGGAAGACGACGCCGGAAGGCAAAATAACGGGTTTTCTGATTGACTATAAGGAACAGATGGGAATTACTGCGAAGACGACGGAAATCGTTTCCCGTGTTCTTAAGGAGCATGAAGATATTCCAGAAAAAATTCCAATTGGGCATGCATTGAACAGTCCATTAATTTCATCATTTGGGCCATCCGTATCTGTTAAATTCCATCCAGCAAGCGTTGTTAAAGTAGATGTGGAGACGAAGCAAAGTGAGGCAGGCATTAACAATGTTCTCATTGAGGTATACGTTCGCATTCGTGCAGATATTTCGGTTGTTATCCCCTTTGATAAGGAGCCGGAAACAGTAGAAACCAAAATCCCACTCTCTTATGTGATGGTTGTTGGTGATGTGCCGACTTATTATTATGATAATAATGGTAATCCAGTCGGTAACGGAGCAGCGCAAGCCCCATCAATCGCGTTGCCAAGCAAACCAGAGCTGCTGCCATCTCAGTCTCAACCAGCGCAAGAGAGTCATTAA
- a CDS encoding DsbA family oxidoreductase, which yields MSNNPMACDITTGVCGDAGDDVLEIIDLNPPQKTVKLYYVTDPICSHCWALEPVMRRFEAEYGQYFKFQTVVGGLLKGWDGFADVKNGIGKPADVAGHWREVGEHSRMPIDGSLWLDNYIQSSYPPSRVFKIIQQKDAQLGHVFLRRAREAVFVFNRNIGDESEMIDIVNHMGLNGEAIVSEAGTDTGLELMEQDFALAASLGVRGFPTIVMVNEDNKGVKIVGPRSIDTYIQALEQALGAQGLQAKPVPSLTQLLDKEVLLFSKEIEVMYDLEPSDVNAFLQQELSADAFSLKEILGEKYIELVR from the coding sequence ATGAGTAACAATCCTATGGCTTGCGATATAACAACTGGTGTGTGCGGCGATGCTGGAGACGATGTGTTGGAAATTATCGATCTGAATCCCCCACAGAAAACGGTGAAGCTTTATTATGTGACCGACCCCATCTGCTCCCATTGCTGGGCGCTGGAGCCGGTTATGAGAAGATTTGAAGCCGAATATGGACAGTATTTCAAATTCCAGACTGTAGTTGGAGGCTTACTGAAGGGCTGGGATGGATTTGCTGATGTTAAGAATGGAATCGGCAAGCCTGCAGATGTAGCTGGTCACTGGAGGGAAGTCGGGGAACACTCCCGTATGCCCATTGACGGTTCTTTATGGCTAGATAATTACATCCAATCGTCCTATCCCCCATCCCGCGTATTCAAAATCATTCAGCAAAAGGACGCTCAGCTAGGACACGTCTTCCTGCGCCGTGCGAGAGAGGCTGTATTTGTCTTTAATCGCAATATTGGTGATGAGTCAGAAATGATTGATATTGTGAATCATATGGGCCTTAACGGAGAAGCCATTGTGAGTGAAGCAGGAACGGACACCGGGCTAGAGCTGATGGAGCAAGACTTTGCACTAGCCGCATCGCTTGGTGTTCGTGGGTTTCCCACGATCGTTATGGTTAATGAAGACAATAAAGGCGTCAAAATCGTCGGACCACGGTCAATAGACACCTACATTCAAGCTTTGGAGCAAGCTCTCGGAGCACAGGGTCTTCAAGCTAAACCAGTCCCGTCACTAACACAGCTTCTTGATAAAGAAGTTCTGTTATTCTCGAAAGAAATCGAAGTTATGTATGATCTTGAACCGAGCGATGTTAACGCCTTTTTACAGCAAGAGCTTTCAGCAGATGCTTTTTCTCTTAAAGAGATTCTTGGCGAGAAGTATATTGAATTAGTTAGGTAA
- a CDS encoding HD-GYP domain-containing protein — MEQLIGRKVMNDIINNYGVTIIPAQSILNSESIKLIINHKIESDSIILSTEKKSDVETNDIIEKTVNRSRELLTSISSTRKIPLMEIRREILPAIQTVSKNTELYELFEFVKAKDDYTYQHNIGVGIIATLIGQWMNLDETELAILSLAATLHDVGKVKIPTDILNKPGKLTAEEFQLVKKHTVFGYEMLKETTGISQRVANVALQHHERDDGNGYPLGLKKGNIDTFSSIVAVADIFHAMSSKRPYHDPIPFQEIISQMRQGKFGELNPQIVSVFLDNIMKRLVGKQVVLTDGRVGEVIYLNPHSIETPLIKVADQFLDLSHERSIQIKDIIISA, encoded by the coding sequence ATGGAGCAGCTTATTGGAAGAAAAGTGATGAATGATATCATCAACAATTATGGCGTTACAATAATACCGGCTCAGTCTATTTTAAATTCGGAATCCATAAAGCTAATTATAAATCATAAAATCGAATCGGATTCTATTATTCTTTCTACAGAAAAAAAATCGGATGTTGAAACAAACGATATTATTGAAAAAACAGTAAACAGGTCTAGAGAATTATTAACATCCATTAGCAGTACACGTAAAATTCCCCTCATGGAAATTCGTAGAGAGATTCTACCTGCTATCCAGACTGTATCCAAAAATACGGAATTATATGAGCTGTTCGAATTTGTTAAAGCTAAAGATGACTATACCTATCAGCATAATATAGGAGTAGGAATAATAGCTACGCTAATCGGTCAATGGATGAATTTAGACGAGACAGAGCTTGCTATTCTTTCATTAGCTGCAACTTTGCATGATGTAGGTAAAGTGAAAATTCCGACAGATATTCTAAATAAACCAGGAAAGCTAACAGCAGAAGAGTTCCAACTGGTTAAGAAACATACGGTATTCGGTTATGAAATGCTTAAAGAAACAACAGGCATAAGTCAACGAGTAGCTAACGTTGCTTTGCAGCATCATGAACGTGATGACGGCAATGGGTACCCTTTAGGGCTAAAGAAAGGTAACATTGACACCTTTAGCTCCATCGTTGCAGTTGCTGATATTTTCCACGCCATGTCATCTAAGCGACCTTACCACGACCCTATTCCATTTCAAGAAATTATTTCTCAAATGAGACAAGGGAAATTTGGGGAGCTTAATCCACAAATTGTTTCTGTATTTTTGGATAACATCATGAAGAGGCTTGTAGGGAAACAAGTTGTTCTAACGGATGGACGAGTGGGTGAGGTCATTTACTTAAACCCGCATAGTATTGAAACTCCCTTAATCAAAGTGGCTGATCAATTTTTGGATTTAAGTCATGAAAGAAGTATACAAATAAAAGATATCATTATTAGTGCTTAG
- a CDS encoding 3-oxoacyl-[acyl-carrier-protein] synthase III C-terminal domain-containing protein, whose protein sequence is MNEVYITSMGKFLPGLPVGNDEMEDYLGRVNGKGSKSRRRILEQNQILYRHYAIDKEQKSQYTNAEMAALAIRDALENNAEAIDDKIGFLAAATTQGDLLVPGFASMVHAETQLPVMEIANHHGVCASGMHALKNAYLHVQSGEQATAVSCASEFPSRAFKHTRFEVQAAYADSPLPFDTDFLRFMLSDGAGAAVLSNKPATKGLSLRIEWIDNQSYANKYDVCMYAGLNKENEQLTSWLDYPSIHEAADDGALNLKQDIRLVNEMPKVGVNRFFELVEAGRINPSTIDWMVCHYSSHFFREEIFRLMKLGGLTIPEEKWFTNLYTKGNTGAASIYIMLEELLSEGDLKPGEQVLCMVPESGRFQTSYMLLTVVGSSTEERDKSSVLTERQPEAPHLEYDAANSVQEQLVRQLVHVWIDFEQKLAQVPIIHKLYRNKFTLDDYKALMENIRQQVIDGSQWIARAASYIAIEQIDLRSAFIAHARDEHRDFQILERNYVAIGGDLATIQAGVKNIGSEALSAYLFHRAGRDNPYDLIGAMWIIEGLGCRMARYWGEMIRDQLELNEDQVSFLIYHSESDEKHFERLEMVVQHPMLTAEIAARIVKTAKTTARLYLLQLEELDNV, encoded by the coding sequence ATGAACGAAGTGTATATTACAAGCATGGGAAAATTCCTGCCCGGTCTCCCAGTAGGCAATGATGAAATGGAAGATTATCTTGGACGAGTAAACGGCAAAGGCTCGAAATCGCGCCGCCGTATTCTCGAGCAGAATCAGATTCTTTATCGGCATTACGCCATCGATAAGGAGCAGAAGAGCCAATATACGAATGCGGAAATGGCAGCCCTCGCCATACGCGATGCACTTGAGAACAATGCTGAAGCAATCGACGACAAGATAGGATTTCTTGCCGCGGCTACAACGCAGGGAGATCTTCTAGTCCCCGGCTTTGCTAGCATGGTTCATGCCGAAACACAGTTGCCCGTCATGGAGATCGCGAACCATCACGGCGTATGTGCTAGCGGCATGCATGCGCTCAAGAATGCCTACTTGCACGTGCAATCCGGAGAGCAAGCTACGGCTGTCTCTTGCGCCAGTGAGTTCCCCAGCCGAGCCTTTAAGCATACTCGGTTTGAAGTGCAGGCTGCCTACGCCGACAGCCCATTGCCTTTTGACACCGATTTTCTTCGATTCATGCTCTCTGATGGGGCGGGTGCTGCGGTACTGAGCAATAAGCCTGCTACAAAAGGTCTGTCACTTCGTATTGAATGGATCGACAACCAATCGTACGCAAACAAATACGACGTCTGCATGTATGCTGGATTGAATAAAGAAAATGAGCAACTGACCTCCTGGCTCGATTATCCTTCTATCCACGAAGCAGCGGACGACGGGGCACTTAACCTGAAGCAAGATATTCGACTCGTAAATGAAATGCCGAAGGTCGGAGTAAATCGTTTCTTCGAGCTGGTGGAGGCAGGGCGCATAAATCCGAGCACGATCGATTGGATGGTGTGTCACTATTCGTCTCACTTTTTCCGCGAAGAAATTTTTCGTCTAATGAAGCTCGGCGGACTGACGATTCCAGAGGAGAAGTGGTTTACGAATTTGTACACCAAGGGTAATACGGGGGCTGCCTCGATCTATATTATGCTGGAAGAGCTACTGAGCGAAGGGGATCTTAAGCCGGGTGAACAGGTGCTGTGTATGGTACCGGAAAGCGGCAGATTCCAAACCTCCTACATGCTACTTACTGTAGTCGGTTCGTCGACTGAAGAACGAGACAAATCTAGTGTACTCACAGAGCGTCAGCCAGAAGCGCCCCATCTTGAATACGATGCAGCTAATTCTGTGCAGGAGCAGCTCGTGAGGCAGCTTGTCCATGTTTGGATCGATTTCGAACAGAAGCTGGCCCAAGTTCCGATCATTCATAAGCTTTACCGCAATAAATTTACACTCGACGATTATAAGGCGCTTATGGAAAATATCCGGCAGCAGGTTATCGATGGATCTCAGTGGATTGCCCGCGCGGCTTCTTACATTGCCATAGAGCAAATTGATCTTCGCTCGGCATTTATCGCTCATGCTCGTGATGAGCATAGAGATTTTCAAATCCTGGAGCGCAATTACGTTGCGATTGGCGGAGATTTAGCGACCATTCAGGCCGGTGTGAAAAATATAGGTAGTGAAGCTTTATCTGCTTACTTGTTCCATCGGGCCGGTCGTGATAATCCATATGATCTCATTGGGGCGATGTGGATTATTGAAGGGCTTGGCTGCAGAATGGCAAGGTATTGGGGGGAGATGATTCGTGATCAGTTGGAACTGAATGAAGATCAAGTTTCTTTTCTAATCTATCATAGCGAGTCCGATGAGAAGCATTTCGAACGACTGGAAATGGTTGTTCAGCATCCGATGCTTACGGCGGAAATTGCAGCAAGGATAGTAAAAACGGCCAAAACAACGGCTCGCTTGTATCTTCTACAGTTAGAGGAGCTGGATAACGTATGA
- a CDS encoding DUF6999 family protein, whose amino-acid sequence MSEADFFKTMPHDKNDPNPFLAIYLDQSIPFNDEAKAAYLKDCSSKSRQFLLPVLRPFARLMIILLQIYKIIVPKAFTSSRVLHRVLYWGMKTFVSPSANYMILRHFYLGSEVLNFIRSNVPDVQITMNPLKPTNLEPVKDDLFLIHDLNLYNFVINLNRELREKNIEIVKQERLNFDAITSTTLPIEPMPNRWTNFLDLTTAIECFTPVYQMFLTDNDFWRATNSLQLDETIGILASKLIGSNDRLALINNKHPMVPLTTLKAGFRLVLHGLATEQLHALLVELKLKQQSQPLT is encoded by the coding sequence ATGAGTGAAGCGGATTTTTTCAAAACAATGCCTCATGACAAAAATGATCCGAATCCATTTCTGGCCATTTATTTGGATCAAAGTATTCCGTTTAACGATGAGGCGAAAGCCGCCTACCTAAAGGATTGCTCGAGCAAATCCCGACAGTTTCTTCTACCTGTGCTGAGACCGTTCGCGCGACTAATGATTATTTTGCTACAAATATACAAGATAATTGTTCCCAAGGCTTTTACATCATCAAGAGTGCTGCACCGTGTACTGTATTGGGGTATGAAGACGTTCGTGAGTCCAAGCGCTAACTATATGATTCTAAGGCACTTCTACCTTGGCTCCGAGGTGCTGAACTTTATCCGTAGCAATGTGCCTGACGTGCAAATTACGATGAATCCGTTGAAGCCAACAAATCTCGAGCCAGTTAAGGACGATCTATTTCTCATTCATGATCTTAATTTGTATAATTTCGTTATTAATCTTAATCGCGAGCTGCGCGAGAAAAATATAGAGATCGTGAAGCAGGAAAGGCTCAATTTTGACGCGATCACCTCGACCACGCTTCCAATTGAGCCAATGCCTAATAGGTGGACAAATTTCCTAGACCTGACGACTGCGATCGAGTGCTTCACGCCCGTCTATCAAATGTTTCTAACAGATAACGATTTCTGGCGAGCGACCAACTCATTGCAATTGGATGAAACGATAGGCATCCTTGCTTCCAAGCTTATCGGCAGTAATGATCGACTTGCTCTGATTAATAACAAACACCCGATGGTACCGTTGACGACTCTAAAGGCTGGCTTTCGTTTAGTGCTGCACGGGCTTGCAACAGAGCAGCTTCATGCTTTGCTTGTAGAGTTGAAGCTCAAGCAACAGTCACAGCCGCTTACCTAA
- a CDS encoding M23 family metallopeptidase yields the protein MTVTMLFLISMSSVCSVGYGSTISSEPNLNKQRRILYEAISLRTGLEWTYIAAIDQYERTLTKAHPESRPISAGAITGIYISDIDWSGALNPNKNDHVPASIRFFNGYGKDGSGDGIADRTKDEDLLYSVTLQALRYGSAEEDFSIGLWEYYHNTRAVLRIMQFAKLYKHYNRLELSEHAFPLPLNSVYSFRSTWGNSRSWGGYRIHEGTDIFAGHGVPVRSTCYGVVEVKGWNAFGGWRIGIRDLSNLYHYYAHLSGFEKKLQAGDIVQPGQIIGWVGSSGYGRPGTQGKFPPHLHYGVYRDRGLIEWAFDPYPMLKQWEREERKAAHAPH from the coding sequence ATGACCGTAACTATGCTATTCCTTATTAGTATGAGCTCGGTTTGCTCAGTGGGATATGGTTCAACGATTTCCTCAGAGCCGAATCTAAATAAACAACGGCGTATTCTATACGAAGCCATTTCTCTCAGAACAGGATTGGAGTGGACGTACATTGCCGCCATTGATCAATACGAGCGTACATTAACGAAAGCCCATCCGGAATCTAGACCGATTAGTGCTGGCGCCATTACCGGAATTTATATTTCTGATATAGATTGGAGTGGTGCTTTGAACCCCAATAAGAACGATCACGTTCCCGCTTCTATTCGATTTTTCAACGGCTATGGCAAGGACGGCTCAGGGGATGGCATTGCAGATCGCACCAAAGATGAAGATTTGCTCTATTCCGTAACCTTACAAGCTTTACGGTACGGGAGCGCCGAGGAAGATTTCAGCATCGGCCTGTGGGAATATTACCACAATACCCGTGCAGTGCTGCGTATTATGCAATTCGCCAAGCTATATAAGCATTATAACCGACTAGAGTTGTCAGAGCATGCCTTCCCCCTACCGCTGAACAGCGTCTATTCCTTTCGGAGCACGTGGGGTAATAGTCGGAGCTGGGGCGGATATCGGATACATGAGGGCACAGATATTTTCGCCGGGCATGGAGTTCCCGTTCGTAGCACTTGTTACGGCGTTGTTGAGGTAAAAGGATGGAACGCATTCGGAGGCTGGAGAATCGGTATTCGTGATTTAAGTAACCTGTACCATTATTACGCTCATTTATCCGGCTTCGAGAAAAAACTACAGGCAGGAGACATTGTCCAGCCTGGTCAAATAATTGGCTGGGTAGGCAGCTCTGGGTATGGCCGTCCAGGTACACAGGGCAAATTTCCTCCACATTTGCATTACGGTGTTTATCGGGATAGAGGCCTTATCGAATGGGCGTTCGACCCTTATCCGATGCTTAAGCAGTGGGAACGTGAAGAACGCAAAGCGGCGCACGCCCCACACTAA
- the lipA gene encoding lipoyl synthase, with translation MASYRIRRCLFRFGSEEIVEPYPTEQTELILIRNSIVTVIRRTSPLFLMQFFHLLRSNTTPPRCKHVGVGFTDHWFLSESCYNKKDRKRGITMTTSAKPRKPDWLKIKLTTGEPYQELKQVMRSKTLHTVCEEARCPNIYECWANRTATFMILGDICTRACRFCAVKTGMPTELDLDEPERVAEAAEQMGLKHCVVTSVARDELQDGGSSIFAATVKAIRNRLPFCSVEVLIPDFLGKKESLQIVMDANPDILNHNIETVERLSDRVRAKAKYRRSLELIRQAKEMKPNIPTKSSIMLGLGETFEEILQAMDDLRAVDCNILTLGQYLQPSPSHLEVVRYVHPDEFAALKIEGLNRGFSHVESAPFVRSSYHAHEQVKSAEARTNSLREESVK, from the coding sequence ATGGCTTCGTATAGAATACGCCGTTGTTTATTTAGATTCGGCTCTGAGGAAATCGTTGAACCATATCCCACTGAGCAAACCGAGCTCATACTAATAAGGAATAGCATAGTTACGGTCATTAGACGTACAAGCCCTTTGTTTCTGATGCAGTTTTTCCACCTATTGCGCAGCAACACAACTCCTCCTCGTTGTAAACATGTAGGAGTAGGGTTTACAGATCATTGGTTTTTATCCGAATCATGCTATAATAAGAAGGACAGAAAGCGAGGAATTACAATGACGACTAGCGCTAAGCCGCGCAAACCCGATTGGCTGAAAATAAAGCTAACGACAGGCGAACCTTATCAAGAGCTTAAACAAGTGATGCGGAGCAAGACGCTTCATACCGTTTGCGAGGAAGCGCGTTGTCCGAACATATATGAATGCTGGGCTAATCGCACGGCGACTTTCATGATTCTAGGGGATATTTGCACTCGCGCATGCCGTTTTTGTGCGGTTAAGACAGGCATGCCCACTGAGCTTGATTTAGATGAGCCTGAGCGAGTAGCGGAAGCTGCTGAGCAGATGGGCCTCAAGCATTGCGTAGTAACGTCTGTTGCACGGGACGAGCTGCAGGACGGGGGATCCTCCATCTTTGCTGCTACAGTCAAGGCAATTCGTAATCGTCTGCCATTCTGCAGCGTTGAAGTACTTATTCCAGACTTTCTTGGTAAGAAAGAATCATTACAAATTGTAATGGATGCCAATCCTGATATCTTAAATCATAATATTGAGACGGTTGAACGGCTTTCCGATCGCGTTCGTGCGAAAGCGAAGTATCGTCGGTCACTTGAGCTAATTAGACAAGCTAAGGAAATGAAGCCTAATATTCCAACGAAATCAAGCATCATGCTTGGGTTAGGCGAGACATTCGAGGAAATCCTTCAAGCGATGGACGACCTTCGGGCAGTGGATTGTAATATCTTGACCTTGGGACAATACTTACAGCCGTCACCCTCTCATTTGGAGGTTGTACGGTACGTTCACCCGGACGAATTTGCAGCTTTGAAAATAGAAGGGCTGAATCGTGGGTTTTCCCATGTGGAATCCGCACCGTTTGTTCGTAGCTCTTACCATGCACATGAACAAGTAAAATCAGCTGAAGCGAGGACGAATAGTCTTCGGGAGGAGAGCGTAAAATGA